The following DNA comes from Oreochromis niloticus isolate F11D_XX linkage group LG23, O_niloticus_UMD_NMBU, whole genome shotgun sequence.
TGATGAATCAGCGTGTAAAACTTTACATCATCCTAAATGCCAAAACACAACGTAGCACTATTTCctcgtttcctttttttttttgcataaaataaatatgctcTTTTTTGATGCTCAGAATATATTATAAGTtgtatttttatgctttttttaaaacattattttaaaaaaatggagaCAATAAGATaaagtaacttttttttttgatgcataaattaaatatgctCTTTTTTAATGCTGCAAATATATTACATATACATTTTATAATTTCATAAAAATACTTTTGTCATGTTTCCCCAACCTCTTTATGATCCCTCGGTATGAAAATATGATCTCTCTCCcaaaagaaacagagcagaattTTGGTCAGAGCTggaaaaaataattcaaatgtcAGATGTAAAAAAGCTGAAGCGTAAtgcaaatgatttttttcttaaagccaGATAAAAGATCCACACCCTGTGTTGATTGCGCTAAGCTAAACTTTTTTTGATCTGTAAGAGAGATCTTTGTCAAACAAGTTGTGACTCTTGTGATCTCAAATGCGTAAAGGAATGTGAAATAAAAAGGTTTCACCCAGATTAAAAAAGATgattcatccattttctgcaACAGAATAAACAAATAGTTTAGttagaggaacattttcaggtctgtgtttcCATGCGGGACTAGGTGTAAGGCCAAGTTGGTCATATTCAACCGAGCGAAGTGGAAGGCACTTTCAGAATGGCACGGCTTCCAAAAGCATATGTTGATGCCTAGTTTGTGTTGGTGCTTACACATGCTGTTATCTATTTCACACTTGGCTTAAATGTGTTTCCTATTACAAATGTTCCTTTTAGGTCAACtgctctgctccactctgtgTGTACAGGAGGGGCTTTCATGTATACGGTGaaacagagagcagaggagagatgacctaaaaacacaacagactGTGGAAAAATTACTATTTCTAAATGCATGTTAATTAATAAATCTACACACTGATGACATATTAAGCAGATGCAGCCCTTCGTGCTTTGTTAACCAACCTAATGTGGTACATCAGGAGCATCTTGGACAAGAACTACATGATAAAAACTAGAATCCCACAGTGGACGTCAATCaagttttcactgtttttaaatgtgcactgcctttttttaaacatttctttcagccaCATTCCCATAATTCTTTCTGTTTGCTCTTGCAAAAAGACCGTGTTGCTTTGCTGTGAACAGGAATGCTACACTTCATTTGTTTTGGGGAGgaattaaatatatttctgGAAACAGGAAACAACTGTTTTAGATGGTCATCTTTAGGGCTGTCTGACAAAGTAACACAAAAGGTCTTTACGCATGATCACAACATAAGTGGCTCATATACGCCTTTCATTTTAGCAGCTGTGGCTATTTTGTGCTCATGGCCTGTTTAAGCCAATCAAATCTATAAGCTCTGACTGCAGGTTCTTTAAAGTTTAGTAAGGCgactgtgtttttaatgttttgtgggttataaactattttttaataactaactataaaaaaaagattagttGAGTATTTAAAGTGATGCAAGATTcttttttgtgcataacaatgGAGATTCCAGCACGAAGGTCTATTTAAAATCGAGAACATTCAAGTACAACAGAGTCTGTTAAAGCAGAGAAGTGAAGCTGTAGATAAAGGCATGGTAACAGAGGTGTAGGATGGGAGCCTTAATCAAAGCTCACTAGAGGAGATGATGATAATGGATTTTCtaacaaactaacaaaaaacGTTTTTTGGTCCAGCTGGATGTTGATTTCAGCAACCTGGAGCATCGGGGTGCTTTGGAGGGATTCAGGGCTGAGAAGTTAGATGAGGAGAGGTTGAGCTGTGTCAGAAAAACTCAGAGACTCCATCTGGTTTTGTTTCtctgaggagaggagaaaggCAGAGACGGCTGGTTAATGTTTGACAAGTGgcgtgtaaatattgcagcataCAGTGGAGTTTGTTTGTACCTCCGCTCTATCTTGGACCCGCTTGTCTGGTTGCTGTGGCCGTCAGCTGTGTATCGGCTGATCTGGTTGTGGGAGTGGCCTTCTGACTGTAGCCTCTCTCCTTCTGATGTCACTAAACTCTCCTCCAGTGGAGCCTCTTCGTTGTAGAAGAGCAGGCTGCGGGAGCGGACTACGACACAGAAACATGCACCGTTCACTGGACATCCCTCGTGAGCCATCTTTGCTTTTAATTATGTGAAACCAAAAGCCTTTTGTACATATTTCAAAATATCTTCCATTTCAAACAACATCCCTGTTACATTTTTTAGTCCTTTCTCACAGTCAGGGTCAGGGCCTGACTATAAGACCCTGACCCTGGGCCATTAGAAATgatcatatatacatataaataacaTCAGTGAAATCCACATTACTGAGATACACACATCACTTTTTAAATTTCCAACAACTGTGAAACAAAGGAAATTCTATGCTGAGTTTAAAGTCAACTGGATGAGCTTTTCTCATATTTTTTGCTAATAGCTGTTTCCTATTGGTTGACTGCTCTGTTCTGTGTTTGGTGGGAGGGGCTTACACACGTGTGGTGAAACAGGGAGCAGAGGAGAAAATCTAATATGACCACAACTCTTAACACTGAATTGAAAACAGTCCAGATACTGAATTTTTGTGactccagttttgtttttaattattaactTATGTGTTTTCCGCTTTTAATTATTTGTATGGGGAACATATAACTGTGCCTTTCTCTCCCTGGACAGTTGCAGAGGAGTCTGGTCAACTTTAGGGGGTTACAGCCTATTAAACCTCACCACTTAGAGGATGGCTGCTGGCAGAAGGAAGCTGCACTTAATTTGATGACAGCCTAACTTCTGGTTTCAGTAGGGCTTTCCCAGGAGTGAGTTGTTAAAGGAAGTGAATTTATAGGGAAGTGGAAAACAGCTCGGAAGGAAAGTCAAAACCTGTATCCACTTTCCAAACTGGCTTTCATTTTGAAGAAAATTGTAACAGTATATATGAGAAGACagagaaaaatatatttctaaaatgTGATGCCGCTCTTTGTCTGTCTAATAATTGTAAATGCTACAAGTTCACTCTTACTATCCAGAGGAGAACATTGAATGCATTAGACTGGAGCTACAAAaggaaacttcagcaaaagttAGACACCTTTAGATGATGACAAATCCGCCATATACACTAAGATGCTAAATACTGAACATATTTCTAGACCTACCTTGACTGGTGGTGTAGAGGTCCGCAGATGGAGAAGAatgagaagagggggaggaCTGAGAAGAAGCGGGGGAGGACTGAGAAGAAGCAGGGGAGGAGGGCAAAGAGGAGGTGTGAGTGACCAGGGAGAGGGGAGAAATGCAGGGAGAGAAGGAGCCCAACACCAAGACAAAACACAGGGCCATCATCTGCGGAGAGAGGGGAACATAACACTCGTGTTAATAATAATCACCAGAGCGCTCAGACTGTGATGCTCGTGATGTATTGGACTCATGCAGACACTTCAAACTTATTGAATTCTGAATTTCAGCGCATATTCcaaattaagaaaagaaaaaaagaagcaaaaaacattttttaaaacttcttaGACGGTAAAaggaaaaagggggaaaaatggaTCCATTCGACAGAGACTGATGGAAAAGAGGAGATGCATGTGATATACTCGCTCCATCATCACAATCAATGAGTTTGCTTGATATGAGTAATATGACCACTACAGTCGTGCTTAGCATACATATAGTAATAGGATACGATCATTATCATTGACCGCTTTAAGATGATTTAGCATCTTTTTATTTAACGAGAATGCATCTTCTAAACTTCAAATGGGAGGCAGGTAGGCTAACTTCATAGAGACATATTAATTGTAATATTTATACAGTTACAATATATTCAAATGCTGTCcaaaagcaaataaaatcacCTCAATTacaacaaaaatattaacataaatgtgtgtgaacagcaacagcagcagtagTATTTACCATGAGGCATGTTCCTGTCTGAGTTGAGGCCATTTTACACGAACGGGGGAGGACCTTCCCTGAAATCAGCGACTGAAGCTTCTGCAGCTGCTGTAGGAGAGACCTGGAGACAGGAACAGAGGCAGAGATTAAAGAACAAGAAGGGCAGTAGTCATTATTTAGTGGTACAGAGAAGACTTTGACTCTCACAGGTTGTGGCCTCAGCGCGTTTGGGAATTTCAATCTCTATAATATGTATATGGCTGCACCCACAACGTGCACGCATGACTTCGATCTCCACCCAACCCACAACAAAGGTCTCACACAAAAACTCAGACGTATAGTTTGTTTCCCCCGAAAGATGCGCGGCTCTCATTATCGGGTTTATTCTACATCAAAGAGAGCTGTAACCACCtgatttacttttgttttgtgAGCTCAACAAAACAAGCAGAGAGCAGAGCTAAGCTGAATAGAGTGCATGAATAAAACCACTAGAAAAGAGCACATTAGTGGGATCTGGGGAGCAGGGCTCTGATGGTATGAGCTGTCTGTGGCTGTAAGGACACACTCTGACCACTAAGTGGAGACAGAGATCAAGtttctgacacacaaacacacacacacacacacgcaatgcAAACCAGAAAGTCAGTTAAACGTTTAATAAGTCAGAAACTAAGCCAGACGCTCAGTCATCTGTTGCTGCTTTTATAGTTTCAAATTTCCATGCTGAAATCGGTGACAGGCCCCAGAATAGAGGGGAAACTGCGACCTGTCAGCTGTAGTAAACTCATGGAGGGATGATGCTGACCTGCATCACTCGCACGAGTCTTTGATGTAAAACCACAGCTTAAAATACACGGCAGTGAGTGAGTAAACGTGTGTGAAAAAAGCAACAAGGACAATGGAAACGTTTGTCAGGTAATTAAAATTCAGTGCTGGAAGCTAAGCTAAACTAAACATATCCTAAACGTTTATCTGATGCGGATATGCAGACGTTAATCCAAATCCAACCCCGAGTGCGAGTTACGCGACTAACAAACCGGTAGTCCTAACCAAGTCCTGCGTGGATCCGACTAGACGGAAAGAAAACAGCACAGGGGAACAAAATGACCACTAATAACTGCATCTGGGACACTTTTAGGAACTGGGAGCTTAAATTTAGTGCGTTTGTTTAAagcctttttttaaactcacatTTACTCTTATGAGAGTGAACGGGGCTGTGTGCTGACTCACGTTTCCCAGTTTGCGCCAATTCATTGTTCCTCCCTGCAGTGGTTTAACATATTCAtcggtgtgcatgtgtgtgtgtgtgtggctggaaGGGAGGGGGCTGCCTTCCATGATGAAAGCTGCTGTTAACTCGCCACTTTAATGACAGGCTGAGTGtgccacagacagacagacagacagactctCCTACCCCCTCCTCCTCAGCCATCCAACCctccacacccacccacccttCTAACCACCCACTCCAGGATAATAGCAGATTGGTTTCATATTGTTATAATAACAGAGGAGACAGCGGCACCTCGGTGAGTCTACGCTTTGCTTATAGAGCACAGATAAATTTCACTTCAGACTCCTTTAATTCTCTCACGCTGCATAGATATTAAAATCCCGTAAAGGTTTTACCCACAGAGTgcgtatgagtgtgtgtgtgtgcatacgcTTGTGTATAAGCTACAGTCCTGTTTGTAGTTTTGCATCTTCATTCTGTCTGGGAGAAAAACGAGAACCATCTTCTTCAGGCCTTCTGCAGCTCGTCCGGCTCTCAGTTTACCAGGGTGCATTCTTTGCACACTTGTTGCTGCTCTCAGTGATCGCAATCCAAACATCATTACATGAATGGTGAGTTTGTATTACTGGTGTGTGGAGCCAGCATAAAACAGCTTCAGTCTGTTCAAAGCTGGAAGATAAAGTAAAGTATGCTGGCACacgtgtgcgtgcatgtgtgtgaaaacCTCACCTGTTGGCTGTCTCCAGGTGTTCTACTTTTCTCCACAGGTCGCTGTTTTCTGATGTGTAATTCTCCAccctgatacacacacagacaaagatacacacattgtttttattgtcttatCCCTGCACATGTTGCTCTAATGAAAAACAGCGCTATCCCCAAAGGCTGGAGTATCATGAAAGGTACATTTTGACCACTAATCCACAACATTTTGACCGGTAATTGTCTGTTATTGTTGAGAGGGcacaaaaactaaactaaacttcaGCCAAGTGAAAAACTTCTTCTCTAGACTGCTCCCTTTCAGGTCAGCTGCTTCCATTTAACCCTATCCCGACACACCAACCCCCCTGCATGTCCTTCTACACTACATCCACGGATCCTAAAAGGTTTGTTCACCTGAACATAGCGTGTTCactgggagaaacgttttgtccctcatccaagtgacttcttcactctcagctgactgcaggtttctccaaccttataaacagtacatgcaCAAAGAGTGAAACTAGCTCCACTGGAGGACAATGGAAGATACAACCATGAATCTTCTTTCTGggtttcctcttttcctcctgcctggcatcTCCATCTTAAACATACTTTGAGCAATATAGCCACTATACTTCTTCTGTTTATCCAGACCATCTCAGCTTGGCTTCTGTAGGTGGTTGAAGGTTGTAGTAGGAAGAGTGACTGTGGATCATCAAGTGACAAACTTCATAGCTGACAAATGAAGGCAATGCACAAGTgccaaaagctgcagttccccTACTAGCCATGGCTGTTGAGCTCCTGAGCTTCCCCTCGTTGCTCATTTTAGTGACTGAACTCTTGATAATCTGATAACTTGGCTCTCCATCCTTGGATCCAAATGTGTCCCAATTAAAGCAATGGGCAGTCATCTTTTAGGTACAGTCTGTAGCTACGACATGATTTAACCTAGCCTAATCAGCTAACCTGACTTAAAAGGAGGTGAACAGCCGATTGCTGATTCATACCAGCTGTTCTAAGTTACTGTGCTAACAGCTGGAGCTTTGGAAAAACTACATGATGCGAAACATGAAGGTCCTGATTCAGAACTATGAGGTCAATAAGTTTATCGTAACCGACAAAGCCTCCCAAATTCATTTAACCAGCTCATCATTTCACAAGAAAAGAATCCTTTGCTCTGCTCAGATGTACTTTAACCACTCCGTGGGTCCCAGTAATGTCaacaccatttttttttactttgcacaGTGTCAAACTAACATCTTTGAGAACACAAAGATGTTACAAAGTTTAAGAAAAATGCCTCACTTGCAAGAGTTTCTCCCAACCCCATTTtcctcctctgtctgtcttctACTAATCCTACTGATCTCCATTATCAGGGTAACATCTCGCTAATCTCTCGCATTCTTTAATCCTCCCGATCTCCCGCTGTGTGTTGCTTGGAATATAACTCATTCATGCACACTCCTTTGAGGAAAGCATCccgctgttttcttttttaaaggttCGTCCAATAATCCCCTCCTCATGTccgaaaaaaaaatagaaggaGATGGATTTCTGTTTTTACGCACATCCTCTTATGTCTCTGCTGCTTTGGTTGCTTTGATTCAGTTAAAAGAGGCTGCACTCTGACACACCTCTCTCCCCTCGCTCTAATGGGATTAATGGGGCATTTTGTATACCTGTACAAATCTTTTTTGGCACTTGTATTTGTCGCAGTGGAAGCTGTGTAAAAGAAAACCCATATTTTCAACTCTATTTCACTGCCCCTGTCAGGAAAGTCAGTGAATCTGGCCCATGTGTTAAGCAGGTTATTGGAGTCCTGCCATAGCAAAGAATGGCTGGAATAATGGAAAGTagagaggagagaaaagcaGTCTCTGTTAAGTTTTGCTGTTCTTCAGTGAATCACAGTGGAGGAGACGAGTGCTGATTAAATGCTTTGcgtgttttgcttgtttttaattctctatcagacacaaagatatatctatatatatatatatatctatacatatatatatatatatagatatatatatttatctgaCCTCACAAGGACCTGCGTTTGCCTCCCATTCCCTGGCAGAGCTCTTGCGTCTGTTACTGCGCTCAGCTCCAGAGCAGTTAGGGAAACCTCTAAATgcgaaaaaaataaaataaaaatctggctCTTGACTAAACTGCAACTGCCAAGCTCACTTTGGTGTTACACAACGCCACCGTTTTTTCTCTTTGGGCCCCTgaatctttctgttttttttttctttttttctttgccagttaTGCATGCAATGACCAAAGACAAGATTTTGCATAAAGAGACATGTGGTTAGAGTCATCTTGGGAATAAAACCCCACGAAGCTCACTAGCTAACATGGCTTTTAACACTCTCAAATACATTGTAAGGTGAAAGACGTGGAAGATTCTGGTTAGATGTTGCTCTAACTAACCGTTCAAAGGGGACCTGTTGTGCTTGTGCTAATGTTCTGTAATTTACACGATTCTAACATTTCAAATAATAAAACTTTTGGTTTcacatggcttttttttttatatctcgGCTCTGTGCGATGTCATAGAGAGGGGATGTCCTCACATGCAGCTCTAGCCATGGCCACAGAAGCTTGGTGTGTCTGCCGTTTAAACCTTCTGTGTACAAGGGGAAGCCAATGATTAGAAAGCTGGCTTAAATGAGAAGGGGAAAGAGAACTAAAAGGTCTTGTTTTACACAAAGAGTGAATTGAGGTGCTGCACCAAGGGCTGGCTTAACATTACTAAGGATTATTCTTCCCCCAAAGGGAGGGAGAAGGTAATCGTATccatttgtttgtctgtctgtctgtctgtttgttagcagtctAGCATGCACAGTTTTCACAttatcattttcaaattttgtgtGATGGTGGATACCAAAAACAGCTTGAGCTGATTTAATTGTGGTAAAAATCGGGTCAAGGTCACACCATGCGAAACTCATTAAAAACGCAGCTTCTTATGGATCGtcttcaaacttcacaacaataAACGAGGCCTTGGGGAACATGAGTGCCTACTGTAGGTTAGCTAAGTGTTTGACCTTCATTGTTAGGGCTCAAGGTCAAGTAAGAATACATTATATGAAAAAGGATGGAGAGAGGAGTtcaacacattttttattttttcaatacgACGCCCTGTGATTTCACAATGATGCCTTAACAGGCTGACGTCAGAATTTTGTAATAAAAACTCCATATAAATAAACGTTTTAGTAAAGCCCTTGCCCTTCGAAGGAAGCTGCACTCTCTGAGTGCTCttgttttgaactgtgaatcatgctaAGCCAGTCTAGGAGAGTCATGCACAGCTGCTGGGCTGGCATGACAACAGCAGTCAGCAGTCGAGTCGAGTCAGCAGTTTAAGGTGTGAAAGTCTTCTAAACAATGACAACAATGCTCTTAATATAATTTTAAGGAAActacaatgattttttttttaaaggctttgGAAAGCACAGACGACAGTTACAAATGTAAACCAAAGGAAATGTGCATGGAGCGGAAagataaaagatttttttccagCCTTACTTTTTCTCCAGACATTCCACATACTCTTTCTTCTTCCTCCGACTCTCCTGAGCTGAGATCTGGAGAAACGGGCACAAAAACAATCATTGCTGCACCACAAAAACGCATTTCTAATTGgagaaaaatgacatttttggtAAACGTGTTACTATTTCTGTTTGAAATAGTAACACAAGGCAGTCCAAGATTCTGGGAATAGCtcacgtttttgtttttttggttaatTAAATGTTCAGTTCAGCCGTGCACACTAACAGAAGACAAAAAGGTGCAGCGCCTTCTTACCTTATTTTTGATCTTTCGTCTGACTCTCTTCAGTGCCTTCTCTTCACTCTTCGTGAGAGGAAGTTTGTTAGGTACCGGGTAACCCTCTGCAACCAGGgtcctcttctcttcttctgttAGCATGAGGGGTCCCGAACCCTGCAGTTTCTGCACAGTGAAACAAGCACTTCATCAGCGCATAATGCTAATAAGCTCTCATAATTCAGTCTCTTATTTATGTCGGTCTGCTTTTAATTTGCATGTTGACAGCGAGCACACCAAAATCTCACATCTCTCTGTGCTTTCTGATGTTGAGTCAAGTCATAACAGGATTGCATTACACCCTGGTACAAGAACAACACTGTTGGAGTTTGTGCGATGGTTTAGCTGTTCACGTGTTccattaataaaaatgaaaaaaagaaaaaagaaaaatgttgctgACACTGAACAATTGTGAGTAAACAAGATTGGGTCACGATGGCCTCAGTGCAAATGTGATTCATTTATTCTAAGAAAAGCTGCTGAATCAGACAAACAACGTCCAGACGGACGGATTTTCTGACTTTCTGTCCTTTCAGCAAATTATGGGATGTATTTAATCCCAAATTAAGCTGATTTACAGATCAAAAATCCCAACTCTACAGTGTCTGCTTTCACAATAGAAGGGCAGCCTATGAAACTCACAGCGCTATATAAGGACACAGTCATTTGAACATTTCTTATAGCAAACACCAAACCACTGACACATTTAATCACCCACATGCGCTGCAGAACGGGCacggagaggaaaaaaaaaccaacaaaggGCACAGAGGGTAGGCGCTCTTTAACTCACATGCGGCGCGGTGAGGAGGGGCGAAGAGGAGATGGCCGAAGAAGATGAGGACGAGGACGAGGCGCGACCTCCTGGCCTCTGTTGTGGTTGAGGGGAAGACGGCGGCAGAGGGAGGTGTGGGGAGGAGGGGGGCAGTGAGCCATCACTGTCGCCGTGGTTACTGCTGGGAGGGGTGGGCGGCAGCTGGAGAGCATCATCTAAAAAAGAAAGCAGCACGCGAAAGGAATCAGTGCTTCTACTTTAAACAAATGACCACTGAAGATATTCATCGCTAATGTAAGGCCATTCTCCCAGACCCCAAATATTATACTGCTGTGATTATTGTGGCATATGCATAGACAGCTGGGTGAGTATTTTTGCCCTGATTATGGTCTGTAAGGTAGTAGTGGCTCTAACGCTGGGGTGGGGTGGTTAAGCCCTCGTCATACTTAAAGTGAAGGCTTTTTTTTCCCAACAGATGTTTGAGGtcatttattttgtaatattttaggTGAAAATGTGCACTAACTCATTCAGCTGCTTACTTCCTtcacaaggggtcaccacaATGGGTGGctccacatatttgatttggcacatattTTTTAgaccagatgcccttcctgactcAGCCCTCccagggatttgtgtctccttctGGTCTCAAACCAGGGATGTTAGGTAAATGTcttaaccactacactatgaaGCCACTTCTAACATTGAAATATTCTGAGTCAGACAAACCACTATAGCATTGTGAGTGTGTCTGTTACCGCTGGGCAGGCTGAGGTACTGTCCAATCTCTCTGGGTTCATCTTTTATAGCAATGGGCTTCATATCCTCTTGACTGCGCTCCTGTAGAAACAACAAACGTAGCTGACATCAAAAACACCacccattttatttttttttaaatgtttcatcactgagacaAAGGACAGATGGATGCTAACCGTGTGTTTCCATGGTGAGCCTCTGTGTGGAGGGGCGGGGCTTAATATGAGAGGCGGGGCTTCCAAAGGCTGAGGATCTAACCTTTGGCCAACATCAGGCTCTTCCTGCTTCACCAAGATAGCTGATAGGTCCTGGCTGAAGCTCCACTCAAACTCTACAGAAAAgacaacacagacacaggcaGGGTCACAAggggctggagtctatcccattTATCACATGGTGAGAGGTAGAATACACCCGGGACAGACTGCCAATCTGTCGCAGGGCGAACACATAGTGACAGGCAACCATTAACACCTACGGCCAATACTGAATCATGAACCAACCTAAACCCCAGGCatctctttggactgtgggaggaaggcagagtacctggagagaataTTTCACACAGAAGGGCTTTCTTGCTGTGAAAGAACGATGCTAACCACCACACGATCATGTTCCCCTAAAGTCATCCTCAGCTTTCTTATACTGAAGTATTTAATCTGAACCAAATGGTTTGATGTGtgagaacaacaaaaacacaaagaaaaagctAAAGCAGAGCATAAAGCTGCAGAAATACCTGCAGATGTTTTCCATGTGTCACAACCGAAAGGGGGGAAGGGGCAGTCACATTGTTTTGATGTCATAGCAGTGCAACGTGGGAACACCATCCCATCACCACAAACCCTggcaaaccctaaccctaaccccatgACTCCAATACAACCATATACATACAACCACGACTGTACCCCAACCCTAACCCGACTATATGGCCCTGACTTTTGCATTCAC
Coding sequences within:
- the creb3l1 gene encoding cyclic AMP-responsive element-binding protein 3-like protein 1, producing the protein MMDSILDSLTAEKLYPSGGTNLLDLEELSDGDFLTNVPFSGDQMDDFSSELFNSFFDDHVLERPLLAERPSFLHIDMDSSPDIQAEHSYSLSEDSAPQSPALSVKMDQDSEFEWSFSQDLSAILVKQEEPDVGQRLDPQPLEAPPLILSPAPPHRGSPWKHTERSQEDMKPIAIKDEPREIGQYLSLPSDDALQLPPTPPSSNHGDSDGSLPPSSPHLPLPPSSPQPQQRPGGRASSSSSSSSAISSSPLLTAPHKLQGSGPLMLTEEEKRTLVAEGYPVPNKLPLTKSEEKALKRVRRKIKNKISAQESRRKKKEYVECLEKKVENYTSENSDLWRKVEHLETANRSLLQQLQKLQSLISGKVLPRSCKMASTQTGTCLMMMALCFVLVLGSFSPCISPLSLVTHTSSLPSSPASSQSSPASSQSSPSSHSSPSADLYTTSQVRSRSLLFYNEEAPLEESLVTSEGERLQSEGHSHNQISRYTADGHSNQTSGSKIERRETKPDGVSEFF